The following coding sequences lie in one Pseudomonas sp. SL4(2022) genomic window:
- a CDS encoding MerR family transcriptional regulator, which produces MLEPSHNDELPAIPGKRYFTIGEVSELCAVKPHVLRYWEQEFPQLNPVKRRGNRRYYQRQDVLMIRQIRALLYDQGFTIGGARQRLSGDEAKDDNTQYKQLIKQMIAELEDVLLVLRK; this is translated from the coding sequence ATGCTGGAACCAAGTCATAACGACGAACTGCCCGCGATACCCGGCAAGCGCTACTTCACCATTGGTGAGGTGAGTGAATTGTGTGCTGTCAAACCACATGTCTTGCGTTACTGGGAGCAGGAGTTCCCACAGCTCAATCCAGTTAAGCGGCGTGGTAATAGGCGTTACTACCAGCGTCAGGATGTGCTGATGATTCGTCAGATCCGCGCGCTGTTGTATGATCAGGGCTTCACCATTGGCGGAGCGCGTCAGCGTCTCTCGGGTGATGAGGCAAAAGATGACAACACGCAATACAAACAGCTCATCAAGCAGATGATTGCCGAGCTTGAGGATGTACTGCTAGTGCTTCGCAAATAA
- the ihfA gene encoding integration host factor subunit alpha, with product MGALTKAEMAERLYEELGLNKREAKELVELFFEEIRQALELNEQVKLSGFGNFDLRDKRQRPGRNPKTGEEIPITARRVVTFRPGQKLKARVEAYAGTKS from the coding sequence ATGGGGGCTCTGACGAAAGCTGAGATGGCGGAACGTCTGTATGAAGAGCTGGGCCTGAATAAACGGGAAGCCAAGGAGTTGGTGGAACTGTTCTTTGAAGAAATCCGCCAAGCGCTGGAGCTCAACGAACAGGTCAAGCTCTCGGGGTTCGGTAATTTTGATCTGCGCGATAAGCGTCAGCGCCCCGGTCGCAATCCAAAAACAGGAGAGGAAATCCCGATCACGGCTCGCCGTGTCGTGACTTTCCGTCCAGGCCAGAAACTTAAAGCCAGGGTCGAGGCGTATGCTGGAACCAAGTCATAA